The stretch of DNA tgacaagacgataaccaaactgtaatgaatacgtcagagaaatagagagattccaatctacagcggcttttcgtttttgagcttttaagagctggtaatcacatttccatgtatgtggcacctacaacacagcagagtaagacatggtgaatcttttgataccaaataactgtaatgtgaattttgttgcaagtcaacctttaaggatgaGAAATACTCCCAGCATGTTTAGAATGACAAGAAGTGATTTCTGGCATATTGCGAGGCATATAAATTACTCGCAAAAGACCACCCTGTTTTAGTGTCTGTGTAACATGTAATTTTCTTAGCTATTTGTTTAGGTTAGTGACCTCCAGataataacttattacacaGTTGAGTGACTGCTTATTGTCTCAAACCCTCTACTCTTACGGTTATTGTCTCTGTAGGGATTAAGTCCTATGAGGCATTCATTGTTAGTTAGTTTGGTTTACTATTCACTGCATTCCACGCTTTAATTATTTACCCTTTATGGCATTACTAAAGGTACAGAAAATTTTCTAATGACCTTTATATGAAAAATCTGATCCTATGAAACATCTTGTCTCTCATGATATAACTAAACATTACAAAATCCAACTGCCAGTAATGTCAACGGTGTCTCCGATACGCATCTTCCAATCTTCAGTTTTGGATATGAGCTGAGATTGAATTTTCTTTAAACCTTAACTAGAAAGTAAAACAAGAATAACTGGTTATTATATAAACTAATATATAGGTATTTAGGGAGCAGTCGCTGTCCAATGGTTAGGGCACATTATGATCAATAGATTGGTAGATTAAATCACACAAGGACCAATTGGGACGTTAGGAAGGGCATCGATGCAAGATACGGCTGGCAGCAGTGaccctagcctgtcttgacaaactgttgtttttgcggagttgttcccccgtcgagcgggcaaGCAACACAAcggcttgtcacaagacgtactgcacctgatgcatcagctgcatttatagggagttgttcccTTCCGTTTATGTGGCTTGGTCGCGATGTTATgttggtcgctccattggtaatcaaacgaatttcgcgcaaaaatttatgtggAAAAagtaagattacaacgtttaaccagcgaccagtctctgcggtaaacgttagtagaacttgagaacttaggcaacaacagcgactaaacatgtcgttatttgtgcgctcagtcagttttatttctatttttgtatcagtcaattttatttgttcttatagatttcattttcaatttattttattcttaaattctactaacgtttacagcagaaactggtctttggttaaacgttgtaatctcatttttttctacataaatttttgcgcgaaatccgttacgATTACTAATAGAGCAatcgccataacatcgcagccaaacCACATAGACGGAAGGGAACAACTctctataagtgcagctgatgcatcaggtgcagtacgtcttgtgacaagctgttgtgttgctcgcccgctcgacgaggggacaactccacaaaaacaacagtttgtcaagacaggctacagtGACCCACAATCAGTAGGAAAAGCTAGTGAACGCAAAATTATGAATAGTTATCATCTCAATATTGTGATAAACAACTATATTGACTTGTAACAGCGAAGTAAGGGTTACCCTGTAAGCTTAGTATGTTAATAGACTGCAAGAGTACTAGCGGCAGTTAATATTACCAGCTGGATCTCcggtgttgcacaggtaataaaaagtttgtagatgaaaagttatttttaattgcccaaatttctttacccaatgaatttgagtaacataagccaaactataataatagtcattaTTATAACTTAGGCCATCGTTAGAAAAATAATGCATCACGACATTTGAGTGTGCTAGACGAGGTGTGACTGTTTTAACCAATTGGCAGGTGCATAAGTGTGTTCACAATTATTCATCACTTCAGCCAGTTAGACACGTAGTCTTGTGGTTTAGCAAGCCTGTCTGCAGCcctggaggttctgagttcaaagcTAGTGCATACTAGATTTTTTGctcctaaaattttatcaccaaaactggacacacaaacgacagaccaacaaacagacaattgacaaacattgagatttatgtaCATTGGTGTAAAAGCTCATGTTAGTTAATAAATTCAAGTACAACAGTGGTAAGGGTAATAGCCTTGTATTATATGGAAATGCACCAACTGTAATGTTCTAAAAGAATAATGACTCTCACCACAAATATCCTGCAAACATGAGTTTGTATTGCCTCTATTAACCTTTGACCTTCTTGCGTGGCATTTTTACTAGCACACAGAGTGTGTAGAGTTTAACTTTGGCTGTCTTTGATGCTCTCCTTTAATTGTTTTTAGCCGATGATGGAAGCACTTGTGCAAGAAAAGTCTAGCTTGGTGAACATTTTGTTAGTAGAGTGGAAGGATGGGGCTGCCCAAACATACATGCAAGCGGTCGCTAACACTAGAGTGGTGGGAGCTGAGATCGCACAACTCCTCAGATATTTACAGGTTTGGATTCTGCTCTCTGCCAGCGCTTGTGTGCAGGATTCTATAAACATCAATTTGATACTGGTTGCACCTTTTCTTCCTTCACTTTGAGCCACTAAGACTTTGTTGGCTAATCAGTTGAACATTGTGTTTGTAGGGGACGGTTGCACTAGGCGATGTACATCTGGTAGGTTCAAGCCTAGGAGCACATATTGCAGGCACCTGCGGGGCCCTGCTTCCTGGCATTGGGCGAATTACAGGTATGAAGCTTGTTTACTTTTCATGTAGAAAAGAgagtaaattaataaattaaacgTTGAATAGATACTCTGCTGTCGTAATTGTAAACGAATTGTTATCTTTATTTTCTCCAATTGgaataaaataacaaattaaGATGGTTGGTAACTTCTTATTTATCTTGCCGACTATTTTATGTTAAGAGGAAAGTGAAAAGAACTTTTGTACCAGTGGACTAGCGGGCTAATTATAGAGCTGACAGTGGACTAACTATAAAGCTACTAATGGACTAACTATAGAGCTGCCAGTGGACTGGTGGACTAACTATAGAGCTGCCAGTGGACTAACTATAGAGCTGCCAGTGGACTAACTATAGAGCTGCCAGTGGACTAACTATAAAGCTACTAGTGGACTAACTATAGAGCTGTCAGTGGACTAACTATAGAGCTGCCAGTGGACTAGTGGACTAACTATAGAGCTGTCAGTGGACTAACTATAGAGCTGCTAGTGGACTAACTATAGAGCTACTAGTGGACTAACTATAGACCTGCCAGTGGACTAGTGGACTAACTATAGAGCTGTCAGTGGACTAACTATAGAGCTGCCAGTGGATAACTATAGTGCTGCCAGTGGACTAACTATAGAGCTGCCAGTGGACTAGTGGACTAACTATAGAGCTGCCAGTGGACTAACTGTAAAGCTGCCAGTGTTAAGAATTTGATAGAAACTCTGATAGAAACCTGCTTTTTAAAAGGCTAACTTGTTCTGTGAAGCAGCAAACATTTACGGGTGTGACATAAAATGTATGgcctaaatttttatttttcaccaGACTTTCAGCATTCTAACAAGTACAAATACAAATGTATTTCTACAGGAAATATCTTTCAATACAACTTTATTGTATAGGGTTATGCTTGTATTTCCAGACGCATTCACAACATTAATATCACAAGCCTGTTACGTTTTATCTGCCagaaattcaaagtttatttaatttaaacaaaaacattttacatataaataacaCTCTGTTAAAGTGGCCTGTGCTTTTTGTTTACATATAATAATGTAAAAGAGATTTATAATAGCAATGTTCCATATCTGACATGAGCTCTAGTTTTGTCTGATTAGATATTGTCTATTAATAAGTCCCACTTTGTCATTGCGTCTGTCTGTATAAATGATAAGCGTTTCCTCATTTTATACCCGCAATTGTCCAGGCTTCGTACACATGCTCCGTGCCTTCCGACAGGTCAGCgaaatattttctttcaaaattcTATCTGTTTctaagaaccagcctcttaaaagTCTATCTTATTAGAGACAAGAATACGTCTTTGCATGCATGAAGTACAATTGCCCTAGATTAATGTGTTCAGCTATTGTTGTTGAGAAAGCGGTGTCGCATGCGTGCCCTGCGCCAgctgattgaaaataaaataaatctcaGGCAATGCCGTGCTTAATGTTATTCCGTAATAAAAACCGTAGCTTGTACCTGCGGCGTCTAGTCTAGCTGAGGCTGTTTTGGATCAGTTGAACCCTGACAGGTCAATAGCCTTACTGGTTTGGTGCAACGTTGAAAATTCCTTGATCTGCACCCACACAAGTACAAACGTAGATAGTTTTGAAGGCTTACTGCATCTGCCCACTCGCTACTCCCTATTTTGTTACAGCTTTGGACGCGGCTGGCCCACTTTTTGAGAATTATCCGGAATCGATTAGGCTTGATCCCTCAGATGCCATATTCGTGGATGCCATTCACACAGATGGGGATGACTTCTATAAGGTAGTGATGGTAGAGGGAGGTGAGTGCGTGTCTACCTCTTCTTGGATAACCGATGAGCAGTCTATACTTTCCAATGTTTAGTGCATTACTTTTTTTTTCTCCATTTATTTCTTTAGCCTAGCCAGATTAAATTCATACCAGTGTTTTTGGTAGACGAGGAAATGTCAATTTTAGACTCAGTTTTACTATTCAAAAACTCAGCCGCAGGTACACAAGTTTTATTGCAGAGACTTCTGAGCACACTTTAGCAACAACTGCGTTAGCTTCAAAAGTGTTGTTTTTCGTATCTACTTTGGGGTGTTTCGCAGGTCTTGGCATTCATCACAGTATCGGGCATGCTGATTTTTACCCTAATGGTGGTCACTCCCAGCCTCACTGCACTGGTGCCATGCGAAGGGCACTTGATGAGCTGTCTGCTGGACAGTTTTCAAGTGAGTCaagttattttatatgtctgCAAAACGAACTATCGTAAATACTTAGCCTAGTCTTGCACCTATCAGGTTTTGTCATACAAACGTTTCTCTACGCATAATATAAAGCTGTCACTCATACTTGGCTAGAAAACATACCgtacattttttgttgttatattGTATAAGCAAATATGAATTATATTGGCTGTCTCACAGAGCACTGTGTACCAGATCATTTTGGCTTTGTTGTCTTCGCTCTCTACTAGCCAGTTATTTTCAGGCACTCATATCGCTCTGATGGTATCTTTTCCCAAGATTCTTTCTCCATTTTGTTTCTTCCtgctctctctttctttccttCTCGTAGTCCTCCCTTTGTAGTTTGTTTTGTCCTTTTCTCTTTCTTCCTCTTTTTTCCAGTTTCCACTTCCAATCTCCCTTTCTCCTCTGATTCAATTCTTAACACTCTCTCATTGTTTGTTACAAAAGCATTTCCTTCTTGTCTTTTTTGAAAGTCTGAGCCTAAATGCAATCAGGTTTGCTTACAGTTCAACCTCTTCACAAAATGGTAGCCTGTGATCATGAGCTGTCTATGGATTACTTTGCACAATCTCTGCGGGCCAAAAACAGTTATGTAGCTTATGCTTGCCAAGAAGACCAACAAGGCTTCGTAGATGGAATCTGTCATTCTATTAACTACATGGGATGGGATGCAGTCAAGCCATCGCATCGTACCAATTACTACCTGCAAATGTCTGATGTTCATCCCTTTGAAGGTTTGTTACATTAGGTGCGAGAAGTCTTTATAATAGCTACACGTATAAATGCCTTATGGACCGATCAAGAGGCACATTTATCCTTTATtttactgtctgctgtacaaCTTACATTAGACGGCTCGGAGTTCATCACATGGAGATCTTTCCTCCTTTCCATCTTAGTAGCTCGTGTTCAACTATCTAGCACTATTGCTTGCATTAACACTCAATTGGTAAGTTTACATCATGCGATGTACCTTGAAGAATCAGTTTTGCGGAGAGGTGTTGACTGACTCATTGATTTGTCATATATCATTGTCTATCGACATACAAGCCATCATTTCCAACGATTGATAACTGAATGGCTTTAATGTCAAATGCGCATTGCCTGTTCTGTTCAGTTCTGTGATAGAAAACTTGTCTCAATGTCTCACGCTGTTAGAATATTTTCCTCACAGCATCCTGATGTCCTTCTGATTGGTTAAAATTTGGCAAATATCTAGCAGATATGATTCTATACATAGAATAGCCTACTGTGATAATTATTGATCAATTGACTCTCTATAGTACATCTGCAGACCATTCCTCAGTGCTGTGTTTTATTTCCGAACATTGCCACATCCAATCTTCGTCATATATCacctaaacaaaacaaacataGTGAATGCTTCCTTCCTTAGCCAGACACCACATTTCCAAATCAATTGTATAAGTATTTAACTTGCAGGTGATCACTATGTGGTGAATATGACCATACAGTCAGTTGGTCTTGTCTGTCTGCAGTTAACACTGCTCGGAGAGAATGGTCGTGCTAGTCAGGTCGAGCAACCAGGCATGAGGTATTTAATAATTCAATATTTTCTTATGGCAGAATACATAGGCTGAGTGGTAGTATTTCAAATCAACACTTTGCATTTCATCAGTGTCTCTTTTATTTGTAGTTGGAATCATCTCACTGTTAACAATCGCTTTATGTGGTTTTCCATTTATGTAGCTATCCGGGACAAATGTTGTTAGTTCGTATCTTAGTAAAAACAAAGTACATATTTAGCAATGTTCGATGTAGATTTACAGTGGACTCCCGGGTTACAGTGTCTCCGTCTTATGGTTATTTTGCTTTACAGCCTTGAACTCGAAGTTTTTCTGGCCCCTTTTCATGGCATTTTCCTCGtcatacgacatcaacaaaaaatttttaaaaattcatattTGGCAGTTGATGTGCTGCGTATGTCGGAGTCACGAAGATGCCAATATACTATTCGCTGAAATCTCTCCCACAActcctgaaagagatacgatgctctcagttcagcatttaGTTCGGAATTTATCATGCGTTTTAGTGTTTAAtttaatctttactacaaactctaattcattaaatataattacataactattttgtcacaaatttttaatacatgtatgtacagcacgtatttaaagttttgatgtttttttactgtgggtgtttgtattagataattattatgggtTCCTATACCTTTCTATATGACATTTATGCCTTTCGCTCCCAAACCACAACaaattaatatcgtatggctGAGGTCGACTGTAGTTTTTATTTCTACTTAAAGAAACTGGTAACTAGCTTCCTCAAAGAACAGCTGAGTAATATTCAGctctatttttacaaaaaaccaGGTGTATAATAAGTCAGAATGTCCATTCAAGCAGGTACTTATTGAAGGCAACATACAGGAAGGCCTATATgctttgaagttgtcttcctATTCAACTAAACTAAGTTGGTGCAACtctcaataaaaaaatttctgattCTATTTGGTAATAAAGATATCTATGATGACTATCAGTACAGCcttgttttgtattataatcAATATGATAGATCAGACTACTATATTAATAGGTCAAGATAATAGGTCAGACTGTCAGTACAGCTGTCTTTTGTAACAGTGCTATGATATCATGCTGCAATTCTCATTGTCATCTCTGAGCAACTATTTATTATAGGAAGAGCTGCAGTTCATCTTCCTCTAAAACTGCCATGCTCTTTGCCTCTCAGTCTATTGGTGATGTCAAGTCAATGTTAATAGTTTGGGAGGATGAGTCGGAGCCCCGTACTCAAATGTTAACACGCAACAACACCCAAATAGTCTTAGTCAATGCGAGTGTCACATACTACCATGAGAGGTACGTATCAGCATAATTACTATCAAACATTTCTTGTTATTCGTATCAATCCTACTTTTCTATAGTTTGGAGGTTCTTAGGCTAAAGTTCATACTTTTTTTCCGCTTCTATGTATTTTCAGCTGTTTGGTTGTTCCTTAATTTAGTAAAAAGGTCTCATGGGGTACTTTGAATTTTTGCAAACAAAGTTGGTTTATGATCGTGTCTCAGGTCTATCTTCATACAGTAAATGCTACTACAgtgtaaataatccattccgagAGCGTTTACTTTATAGGAATTTTATAGGAGTTTTACGATtctttaaatacatgtaagctGTCTAATCAGTTCCAGGATcatcccaaactcacccctttggccttTCAAATAGGAAAAGACCaaacttaatttttaaatttaataactatagtaactgctgtattattggtttgtattaaCGACTTTTCCCTTTTTTATCACTTACACATGGCTTAGGGTTTGTGATTACGACAGTTTTTTATCTAAGGGGAacgcacaccttcaatgtcaatttaaatcacaTTCTTCACTTTTTCCATATAGTAAGGTCTAtgctgcaaaaaaaattgtatatgtctaaaataaattaatacaaagatatatatttactatagtaaaagcgATGTCTGTCTGTGCCTCCGTTTGTCCAGAGCCAGGGttaaaggttaggataaaagatttCTTTCAATgagactccaactcgtgacattcagctgGGTAAACCGACGctctaacatctgcaccaatcgactgccttacagtatttttgaataattgtgcagctacttattctcttttCTTTATCggcacacatgacgatctctcacggcaatTTAGACTGCGAGGGTACcagtacactgtatatatatatattagggTACGTTGTTATCTCTTTGAAGTACGACAAGAGAGAAAGTGATGTTTTAACGCTAACTATGGTACTCTTGTCATTCAAATTGAATCTGAGAACTTGCATAGACTTGATGTTTTGCTTCATATGGAATTTCTCACATAAAATGGCGAAAAAACAACATAAATTCTTTTGCGTTATGTGGAACTTACATTATAGgggtttacattataggagtgtgTATTGTAGTTGAATATTTGACTGTGTATACTGAAGGATTGACTGTTTATTTACTTCATAGTAATCTATCAATAAGTAACCTATCAATAAGTAATCTATCAATAAGTAATCTATCAATAAGTAATCTATCAATAAGTAATCTATCAATAAGTAATCTATCAATAAGTAATCTATCAATAAGTAATCTATCAATAAGTAATCTATCAATAAGTAATCCATCAATAAGTGTTCACATTGTAACCCACTGAGAAATTATTGATGGGAAGAACTTTGACAATTTATATATTGTCAAAAACTAAATTTGTTTCTGTATTTTTAAATGATAAACATCTGCAGCTCTTGACTCTTCTCATTAGCGatgatgataaaaaataaatagtgaTTAAGGATGATAAGGTCTTTTAATGGATCACTTTTATGGTTCAGTTTGTTGAATGAGGGGAAGGGGGACAACTCGTCTTTTGTAAGCGTTCAACCATTGTTGTCTTTATTTTTCTTATGGACTTCTTCACATTAGCAGGCTAATGCACTTTAAGATCTCATGTTTAGTTAAAACAGTGATCTTTAGTTTGGTTTAAGTAACATTCATCTCAGTTTTTCATCAGTTTCATTCTGGTGCTAAATATTCAAATGTCCGACATTCAGTTGCCATTCCCATGTGCTAATAACTCCCTGTTCATTTTTATATGGCATTTCACAGGCTTCAATTGTTCTAGTTTAAAGTATGTGAGTGTACAATAGTAATGCCTCACTCTTGAGAAATAGTATGATTGTATGAACTATTCTGTCCACAAGCTACTGATCAGCTAGTCTGATATAGTCTATAAAATTACTACTTTCTTCCAATGTCACTTCTGCATCAACACTAAACTTGGAATAACAGACTTAACTAGCTTTAAAAGGTTTTTGATAGCTCTTTGAAGCAGCTTATAGTTAGTTATatttaattgaaataaaaattacgAAACATTGTATGAGGCTTGGATAACAAGAAAATTTAGATCGATTTGATCTGAAATTCTTAATATACTTGACGATTTTACGGGGCAGTAACAATATCCACCCTTTTCAAGTTCACTAACTTAATTAATATCGTTTATCCATGAGCTGTTTGGGAGTTGTTTATCCTTGAGAAGTGAAGAGATTGCTTATTTAGCTGCTCATATATTTGAAGCCTGTATGCTCCATGCCGACAAACTGCCCCGACAAACACATTGAGTGCATGAATAAGGCTAGGTAGTCtgcaaattttgtttcaaactaCTTTTGAAAAAGTTATTTAGAACAATCTGCTAGCTCGTACTACGTGAAAATTGGTCTCCTCACTTTGGTCATTCGACACTCTGACCAGTTTATCCTAGGCATACTCTTCaaattatgttacattttatctagACTAAAGAAAAAGTCCTTCAAATTTTTCTGGAGAATGGCCGAATTTGTGTGCGAACAAGCGTAAAATTTCACAAAGCTTTGTGTGATTGTTTGACTGTGGCATTATAGGATTTCATGTAAAGATGAATTTGTGAAACCAGACCTAGCCGTAACCAATTACCGGTATTAGACAACTGGTGCAATCATTCCTGCAGCATTGCATCAAATATTGTTGTGGGCATAAAATGATGTATTATACACTTAGTGAACTGTCACAAGATGTTAGTCTATCATTATCAATTCAAAGTGTAAAAGGTAGATGTGGACGACATTGGGGACAGTGTTGGTAAATAAAACTACCCAAAAAACCTGTTCCTGACTCGCTCTGAGTGTCTGGCTGTTACATACCAAAAATTCCATTGCTTGCATTTGCGAGAAGTTGTGATCGTGGTAATCGTGTCATCGCTTAATCAGACCCACCGTGGACACCTTCATTTTGATATAACAAGCCTGACAGTCTTTAACCACATCTCCTTCCTTTCTCATCTCGGTTTGTGTCCATCAATTTTATTTAGTGTTTCCAACTCTCATTTATTAGGGGTTTGGTATTCACCTATGGCATTCCATTGTTCACTTCTGGGTTGGGTTTTAAGGAACTCATTCATAGCAATATCCTTCGCTAGATGGTCTTAATTCCTTAGTCTTGTAATAGTCCCTAGTCTTGTAATAGTCCCTAGTCTTGTAATAGGTGCTATAGATCTTCACATTTTGATATCTTGTTTTGAGAATTAACACACTTTTGATAAGATCAACGTGGCTCAGATGTCCTAGATAATGACATCGTACTTTGTGCTTGACCTGATCTGGTTGACAAAAGTAGCTCACTAGCTGATGGCATGTTATACTTGCTTTTATAGTTCTGGTTCATTTACATAAGTCGTGGGTTTCCGTCAGGATATTATTCAGTTGCTCCGGCAACCAGTTCGATTGGTTTCTCACATTTTTGCTACTCCGTCTTGTCACGTTTTTAGATGAAGTCAAAAGTTCATTTTTGTTCTCATATATATAAGAGCCCAATAGAAGTGGATGGTGATTTGAAGGTGATGTCATACCGCTAGCCATCATTTGGGAGTTTCTCTAATGATAGATTGGCTAAACATTCAGACGGATGGTGTAGTCAAAATGCTCCACGTTGCTGTATAATAATCAGGTCACCATGTGGCATTTGACTAGATTTTGGTCTCAAGTGCCGTTGTCATACATTTCACTCTCAACCTAAACATTCTCAAGCAGTTGTTATAAAGTATTCATTTCTCAAACTCATCCCATTTTAGCAGCTTTTCATTCCAATTGAAGTCTACTGCAACTTTCTCATCATCTACCACAAATAATAGAAGCTAATATGGTGTGTACAGTTTTAGTTTTATAACTAGTTTTGGTCAGCTGCCATTCaatgtgttttttattatttttaaaacaaacttttaatgcAAAAAAACTAAATTCAAAAGACATGAAGGAATATGGATCATGAAAAGACAGTCTTATATAAGTTGCTGTTTTTTGTGTAAGTCTGCTACATCTGAATAACTAAATCAATATTATCAGAGTGAGACTTACTAGTAATTCATGTTCAGACTTGTCTTGAGCATATTTACAGTTGCTCTGTGTCAGGAGGGTCTTTGGTTTGCCTACAGGTTTCCCTCCGTAGGTCTATTCTCCATCTTCCCTACAAATACCCCTGTGTAGGTCTAAACTCCATCTTACCTACAAGTACTCCTGTGTAGGTCTAATCTCCATCTTACCTACAAGTACCCCTGTGTAGGtctattttacattttacctACAAGTTCACCTGTGTAGGTCTAAACTCCATCTTACCTACAGGTACCCCTGTGTAGGTCTAATCTTCATCTTACATACAGGTTTCCCTCCGTAGGTCTATTCTCCATCTTACATACAGGTAGTACTTGTGCGGGGTTAGTGATCGCTGTATATATTTTTGGACTCTATTTGTGTAAAGATACTAAAGAATTTACTTACAGGTACCATTTGTGTGAAGTTACACCCCTTGAAATCTTCCAGCTCGTCTCTGTGCAACTCTCAAGTCAACCGTGCACATGAAGAGCTTTTATCTTTTTCTATGATGTCTTCTCTTGAAACTTCGGGGTCATTATTGAAAGTGTGCTCAATTTTTCTCGTTCAAAGAATTTGTTTATGTTGATATTTTTTCAGActattttatttctataaagattagccatttttaatgttttaccaGGCAGCAATAGCCATGCCAATACAAATGCTACATGGTAGCTTTATTAGCTTTAGGAATGCTTGGCTTTTCTTATTTCTATACCGGATTACTCTATTAGCTTTAATAGTTGTGTTGGTATCTTTCTTTATTGGTATCTCTATTGTTTGCCGATATCTGTCTATTAGTGGTTGTAGGTCTACATGACTCACCGTGTCTCATTAAAAGCATTCTTTATAGGCAAAACACGTGAAACTAACTTTTATAGAAGTATAGTCCCACAGCATGATGTGCTTCTTAAATTGATTTCTTCTTGAATGAGATTTTTCAAATCCAgattcagttttattttttgaaattttttaatgtGCCACCTGAAAATTTGTTGGAGATTGTTGAATTGTTCTATTTTTGACCTCAGTTGATCATCACCCATTGCTCATATTAGACTGCATATTGTAACGTATATGTCCccaaatatattttgataggccatatttattgcagtattcctattttatttggtataatATTAGTTTTGCGTCAATTCTTGGGCTTCTTGTTGTTGCTGATTCATTATGAAGCTTGATATTTTCTGTGCGATTTGAGCTGTCCTTAAAAGGATTTTTATTACCTGTATTGTTTTCATCATGGCGTTTGTCAATACCTCTGTTTCGCACATGTTTAAGGATATCCTTGTCTTAACTTCTTGATACTGAATAAACAATCATgaataatataactatttatTATCATCAATGATACTTATTCTGTGAATTAGTAGTCTACTTATAGCATGTAATCTCTGTGAGAACAATGCAACACCTCTCTAGGTAAATACTACATTTATTGCAAGATAATTCTAATCATAGCTCTGAGTTTCTTGTTCTTCCGTGTCGTTCAGTACGCCGTCTGATCCAGGCTTGTTTTCAAGTACTTATTTTGGTTCTTTAATCAATTTCCATACAGCAATAATGTACCGACACAC from Watersipora subatra chromosome 2, tzWatSuba1.1, whole genome shotgun sequence encodes:
- the LOC137387611 gene encoding pancreatic triacylglycerol lipase-like isoform X1 is translated as MEVAKRQYLRLQRYMVENRKPTAAFIALVAISSYLISITGILPGHYRAETERCMDSLGCFAIDGDYSLRPFNVLPQHRSAIGTKFVLYNPNGTLSEYSSGESAALLSQLDAKKRLVIVIHGWISSRDNPVLKPMMEALVQEKSSLVNILLVEWKDGAAQTYMQAVANTRVVGAEIAQLLRYLQGTVALGDVHLVGSSLGAHIAGTCGALLPGIGRITALDAAGPLFENYPESIRLDPSDAIFVDAIHTDGDDFYKVVMVEGGLGIHHSIGHADFYPNGGHSQPHCTGAMRRALDELSAGQFSIQPLHKMVACDHELSMDYFAQSLRAKNSYVAYACQEDQQGFVDGICHSINYMGWDAVKPSHRTNYYLQMSDVHPFEGDHYVVNMTIQSVGLVCLQLTLLGENGRASQVEQPGMRKSCSSSSSKTAMLFASQSIGDVKSMLIVWEDESEPRTQMLTRNNTQIVLVNASVTYYHERYHLCEVTPLEIFQLVSVQLSSQPCT
- the LOC137387611 gene encoding inactive pancreatic lipase-related protein 1-like isoform X3, with protein sequence MDSLGCFAIDGDYSLRPFNVLPQHRSAIGTKFVLYNPNGTLSEYSSGESAALLSQLDAKKRLVIVIHGWISSRDNPVLKPMMEALVQEKSSLVNILLVEWKDGAAQTYMQAVANTRVVGAEIAQLLRYLQGTVALGDVHLVGSSLGAHIAGTCGALLPGIGRITALDAAGPLFENYPESIRLDPSDAIFVDAIHTDGDDFYKVVMVEGGLGIHHSIGHADFYPNGGHSQPHCTGAMRRALDELSAGQFSIQPLHKMVACDHELSMDYFAQSLRAKNSYVAYACQEDQQGFVDGICHSINYMGWDAVKPSHRTNYYLQMSDVHPFEGDHYVVNMTIQSVGLVCLQLTLLGENGRASQVEQPGMRKSCSSSSSKTAMLFASQSIGDVKSMLIVWEDESEPRTQMLTRNNTQIVLVNASVTYYHERYHLCEVTPLEIFQLVSVQLSSQPCT
- the LOC137387611 gene encoding pancreatic triacylglycerol lipase-like isoform X2, with amino-acid sequence MEVAKRQYLRLQRYMVENRKPTAAFIALVAISSYLISITGILPGHYRAETERCMDSLGCFAIDGDYSLRPFNVLPQHRSAIGTKFVLYNPNGTLSEYSSGESAALLSQLDAKKRLVIVIHGWISSRDNPVLKPMMEALVQEKSSLVNILLVEWKDGAAQTYMQAVANTRVVGAEIAQLLRYLQGTVALGDVHLVGSSLGAHIAGTCGALLPGIGRITALDAAGPLFENYPESIRLDPSDAIFVDAIHTDGDDFYKVVMVEGGLGIHHSIGHADFYPNGGHSQPHCTGLLTVQPLHKMVACDHELSMDYFAQSLRAKNSYVAYACQEDQQGFVDGICHSINYMGWDAVKPSHRTNYYLQMSDVHPFEGDHYVVNMTIQSVGLVCLQLTLLGENGRASQVEQPGMRKSCSSSSSKTAMLFASQSIGDVKSMLIVWEDESEPRTQMLTRNNTQIVLVNASVTYYHERYHLCEVTPLEIFQLVSVQLSSQPCT